One Silene latifolia isolate original U9 population chromosome 4, ASM4854445v1, whole genome shotgun sequence DNA segment encodes these proteins:
- the LOC141651316 gene encoding uncharacterized protein LOC141651316 — translation MAPGKSKFHPAFAVTNISNHISVKLGLENDQYPLWVALFRNHAKSNRVLHHIITPKFGAPKAPVTDDEKEQWETLDATFLQWIYSTITTDLLETVIESDSTAMDTWNRIADIFQDNKNSRAVTLEQEFSHVEMSDFSSASAYCQRLKSLADQLKNVGAPVTNSRLVLQLVSGLTEAYQNVGSIIRQRDPLPQFYQARSMLTLEEASFAKQAATGSAAMYVKGSADSDGGSSSSPNSGSNTGKGNRGNGNNKKKGKGSKGKSQTPASAPITAPESSPVTAPSAPHQWPAGYGSWQWPSSPWGYPPCRYPTSPWARPSVPSRAQSGILGPRPARAYAAEGPSQTDIDAAMYTLGLGPPDPWVMDTGATSYMTSDLGKLSSFVNSSIPNGIIVGNGHSIPVKGYGQSTILEPHPPSVLKNVLYSPQLVKNLVLVRKFTTDNQVTIEFNPFGFCIKDMRTGTRLMRCNSRGNLYPISGTNTSQLSPNFVGLAASSLWHDRLVHPGNATMSCLRSNKLIDCNLKSSKLNCQSCPLGKHIRLPFAMSNSSTYMPFYILHCDLWTSPVLSSAGHKYYSLWLLIFFPFL, via the coding sequence ATGGCTCCTGGCAAATCGAAATTTCACCCGGCGTTCGccgtcacaaacatctccaatCATATCTCGGTCAAATTAGGATTGGAGAATGACCAATACCCATTGTGGGTTGCCCTATTCAGGAATCACGCTAAATCTAACCGCGTGCTTCATCACATCATCACGCCAAAATTTGGAGCACCCAAAGCCCCTGTTACGGACGATGAGAAGGAACAATGGGAAACCCTCGATGCAACGTTCCTTCAGTGGATTTATTCTACCATAACCACTGATCTCTTGGAAACTGTTATCGAATCTGATTCCACCGCCATGGACACATGGAATCGTATCGCTGATATTTTCCAAGATAACAAAAACTCGCGCGCGGTCACCCTCGAGCAAGAGTTCTCCCACGTTGAGATGTCTGACTTCTCATCGGCTTCGGCATACTGTCAGCGCCTAAAATCTTTAGCGGATCAGTTGAAGAATGTAGGGGCTCCGGTCACAAATAGTCGATTGGTTCTCCAATTGGTTTCCGGACTCACCGAGGCTTATCAGAATGTTGGTTCAATTATTCGTCAACGTGACCCGCTTCCTCAGTTTTATCAAGCACGCTCGATGCTAACTCTGGAGGAAGCGAGTTTCGCGAAACAGGCTGCTACTGGTAGCGCGGCCATGTATGTGAAGGGCTCGGCAGACAGTGACGGCGGCAGCAGTTCCTCTCCGAATTCGGGCTCTAACACTGGCAAAGGTAATCGTGGCAATGGTAACAACAAGAAAAAGGGTAAGGGCAGCAAGGGTAAGTCTCAGACACCGGCATCCGCTCCTATAACGGCGCCTGAGTCCTCCCCTGTTACTGCTCCGTCAGCGCCACATCAGTGGCCTGCTGGCTATGGGTCATGGCAGTGGCCCTCCTCTCCTTGGGGCTACCCACCATGCCGGTATCCTACTAGTCCGTGGGCTAGGCCATCTGTACCTAGTCGTGCTCAGTCGGGCATTTTGGGTCCGAGACCTGCTCGGGCATATGCAGCAGAGGGACCGTCTCAAACGGATATTGACGCTGCCATGTATACCTTGGGACTTGGGCCTCCGGATCCTTGGGTGATGGATACTGGCGCAACTTCGTACATGACGTCGGACCTAGGTAAACTCTCGTCTTTTGTTAATTCCAGTATTCCTAACGGAATAATTGTCGGAAATGGCCATTCCATCCCAGTTAAAGGTTACGGTCAGTCCACCATCCTCGAACCCCATCCCCCTTCTGTCCTCAAAAATGTTCTTTATTCTCCACAATTAGTCAAAAATCTTGTTTTGGTTCGAAAATTCACTACTGATAATCAAGTCACTATTGAATTTAACCCTTTTGGTTTTTGTATAAAGGATATGCGGACGGGGACGCGTCTAATGAGGTGTAATAGTCGGGGAAATCTTTATCCTATTTCCGGCACCAATACTTCACAGCTCTCTCCCAATTTCGTTGGCTTAGCAGCATCGTCTCTTTGGCATGATCGTTTAGTTCATCCCGGAAATGCTACTATGTCGTGTCTTAGAAGTAATAAATTGATTGATTGTAATTTGAAGTCTAGCAAATTAAATTGTCAATCTTGTCCTCTTGGTAAACATATTCGTCTTCCGTTTGCTATGTCAAATTCTAGTACTTACATGCCTTTTTATATACTTCATTGTGATCTTTGGACATCACCCGTCTTAAGTTCTGCTGGCCATAAATATTACTCCCTCTGGCTTTTAATTTTCTTCccgtttctctaa